The Muricauda sp. SCSIO 65647 genome includes a region encoding these proteins:
- the pyrF gene encoding orotidine-5'-phosphate decarboxylase has product MKIEQLVAQIKKKQSFLCVGLDTDLEKIPPHLLNDEDPLFSFNKEIIDATNEFCVAYKPNMAFYEAYGLSGWKSLSKTISYLNENYPEVFTIADAKRGDIGNTATRYAKAFFDEMNFDAVTVAPYMGKDSIEPFLAFENKHTILLALTSNEGAFDFQTKNIDGKELYKEVLERSKTYTNSQNLMYVVGATKAEYLKEIRRLVPNSFLLVPGVGAQGGSLTDVCRYGLNQDVGLLINSSRGIIYASQKDDFAQRAAEKAEELQKEMEKVLSRSFA; this is encoded by the coding sequence ATGAAAATTGAACAGTTAGTCGCCCAAATCAAAAAAAAGCAATCCTTCTTATGCGTTGGGTTGGATACAGATCTAGAAAAGATTCCACCCCATTTGCTAAACGACGAAGACCCCCTTTTTTCATTCAACAAGGAAATAATCGATGCTACAAATGAGTTTTGTGTGGCCTACAAACCCAATATGGCATTTTATGAAGCTTATGGACTTTCGGGATGGAAGTCACTGTCAAAGACCATAAGCTACCTCAATGAAAATTATCCTGAAGTTTTTACGATAGCCGATGCCAAAAGAGGAGACATAGGCAATACCGCTACACGCTATGCCAAGGCCTTTTTTGATGAAATGAATTTCGATGCCGTTACGGTGGCCCCATATATGGGAAAAGATTCCATTGAACCTTTTTTGGCCTTTGAGAACAAGCACACTATACTTTTGGCCCTTACCTCGAATGAAGGGGCGTTTGACTTTCAGACCAAAAATATTGACGGAAAAGAATTATATAAAGAAGTATTGGAAAGGTCGAAAACCTACACCAACTCCCAAAATCTGATGTATGTCGTTGGGGCCACAAAAGCTGAATATTTGAAGGAAATTAGGCGATTGGTTCCCAACAGTTTTTTATTGGTACCCGGAGTGGGTGCACAAGGAGGAAGTTTAACGGATGTATGCCGCTACGGACTGAATCAAGATGTTGGATTACTGATCAATTCCTCAAGGGGAATCATCTATGCTTCTCAGAAAGACGATTTCGCCCAAAGGGCAGCAGAAAAAGCTGAAGAGTTACAAAAGGAAATGGAGAAAGTGCTGAGTAGATCGTTTGCTTAA
- a CDS encoding helix-turn-helix domain-containing protein, protein MRLRVFIIILFFLLFKWSYSSIHKDVPSYNLEIVSESMQDSLDWADYYYNIHRYKKAIPLYEKNLSNPKAEKTHILKKLALSEAALEHPEESASHLNDYLLLEYDPNFLFHEGFDPIRGSTKFKHIYEAIVPEINIWSIGYFVVAMIGFYVIAIILLNRRINHIAGLLISSFIFIHSLFILNISIIQARYQFEFPHALLMSTWASFLYGPLLYFYFKKIAFKYSFKPIDLLHLLPTLILLAYMMANLYIMSTDEKIELMLTRLKNGLTAHQSNKLMLIVILKIISLVVYGYFIRSVYLKSKSKKLMDSTSQTWQRNIYFIHILYVATYTTYGILIMNGYSSGMFYNLSIAAMALMVLYVGYSANIQPQVFTGSYTYINKIFPKYEKSGLTPSLSLELKENLLKLFENDKIYRENDISLGMVAQKLNTTRHNASQVINEHFNVSFHELVNTYRIDEAKKILKEENGPKLNIIDIAYEVGYNNKVTFNKAFKKNTHLTPTEYQRNAANM, encoded by the coding sequence ATGAGATTGAGGGTATTTATTATTATCCTATTTTTCCTATTGTTCAAGTGGAGTTATTCGTCGATCCACAAAGACGTTCCTTCTTATAATTTGGAAATTGTATCAGAGTCGATGCAAGACTCTTTGGATTGGGCCGATTACTACTACAACATCCATAGATACAAAAAGGCCATTCCGCTATACGAAAAAAACTTGTCCAATCCGAAAGCGGAAAAAACACATATTCTTAAAAAACTTGCCCTCAGTGAGGCCGCCCTAGAACATCCTGAAGAATCGGCATCGCATTTGAATGACTATCTACTATTGGAATATGACCCAAATTTTCTTTTCCATGAAGGGTTTGACCCTATAAGGGGTTCAACAAAATTCAAACACATCTATGAAGCAATTGTACCTGAAATAAATATTTGGTCAATAGGTTACTTTGTAGTGGCCATGATAGGCTTTTATGTAATTGCGATCATATTGCTCAATAGACGCATCAACCATATTGCCGGACTTTTGATTTCGAGCTTTATTTTCATACACTCACTTTTCATATTGAACATTTCAATAATTCAGGCCCGCTATCAATTTGAATTTCCACATGCACTTTTAATGTCTACTTGGGCTTCTTTTTTGTATGGCCCACTGCTATATTTCTATTTCAAGAAAATTGCCTTTAAATATTCATTCAAGCCCATTGACCTATTGCACCTTTTGCCCACTTTGATTCTTTTGGCATACATGATGGCAAATCTTTATATCATGTCAACGGATGAAAAAATAGAACTGATGCTCACCCGGCTGAAAAATGGCCTGACCGCCCATCAGTCAAACAAACTAATGCTTATCGTGATCCTAAAAATCATCTCTTTAGTGGTTTATGGGTACTTCATTAGAAGTGTGTACCTCAAGAGCAAATCAAAAAAACTTATGGACAGCACCAGTCAAACTTGGCAGAGAAATATCTATTTCATCCATATTCTTTACGTCGCTACCTACACAACTTATGGCATATTGATCATGAATGGCTACAGTTCTGGTATGTTTTACAACCTATCTATCGCAGCCATGGCCCTTATGGTACTGTATGTGGGCTATTCGGCAAATATTCAGCCCCAAGTTTTCACCGGTTCGTACACCTATATCAACAAAATTTTTCCTAAGTACGAAAAATCGGGACTCACCCCCAGTCTTTCGCTAGAACTAAAGGAAAACCTTCTAAAATTGTTTGAGAACGATAAAATTTACAGAGAGAATGATATCAGTTTGGGAATGGTCGCCCAAAAACTGAACACCACCCGGCACAACGCTTCTCAGGTCATCAATGAGCACTTTAATGTCAGTTTTCATGAATTGGTCAATACCTACAGGATAGACGAGGCCAAAAAGATACTTAAAGAAGAAAATGGCCCAAAGCTCAATATCATTGACATCGCGTATGAGGTCGGCTATAATAACAAGGTCACGTTCAACAAGGCCTTCAAGAAGAATACCCATCTGACCCCCACTGAATATCAAAGAAATGCTGCAAACATGTAG
- the purU gene encoding formyltetrahydrofolate deformylase: protein MKLTFLIHCPDQVGIISAVTNFLHQQGGNIIYLDQHVDKEAKVFFMRLECEFEKTIDELALKSSFENLLANKYQMQWYIHQEHIKPKMAVFVSKYKHCLYDILSRYQSGELLVEIPFILSNHKDLWFIAKQFDIPFYHVQVNKEDRAKADNEQLRLLQQHNVDFVVLARYMQIISPKVITALPNKIINIHHSFLPAFAGAKPYHAAFKRGVKIIGATSHYVTEELDAGPIIAQDVSTVTHSHSIDDLVARGRDLEKIVLSRAVLLHVHRKTMVYNNKTVIFS from the coding sequence TTGAAGCTTACTTTTCTCATACATTGTCCCGACCAAGTGGGAATCATCAGTGCGGTGACCAATTTTTTGCACCAACAGGGGGGCAATATCATCTATCTTGATCAGCACGTTGACAAAGAGGCAAAAGTGTTCTTCATGCGTTTAGAATGTGAGTTTGAAAAAACTATCGATGAACTTGCCCTAAAGTCGTCTTTTGAAAATCTTTTGGCCAATAAATACCAAATGCAATGGTACATTCACCAAGAGCATATCAAGCCAAAAATGGCTGTTTTTGTGTCGAAATACAAACATTGCCTATATGATATATTGAGCCGTTACCAATCGGGCGAATTATTGGTTGAAATACCTTTTATCTTGAGCAATCATAAAGATTTATGGTTTATTGCCAAACAATTCGACATCCCTTTTTATCATGTTCAGGTCAACAAAGAAGACCGTGCAAAAGCCGATAATGAGCAACTCAGGTTACTTCAGCAACATAATGTTGACTTTGTGGTATTGGCCCGCTATATGCAGATAATCTCACCAAAAGTCATCACCGCACTCCCCAACAAAATCATAAACATTCACCATTCTTTTTTACCGGCCTTTGCAGGAGCCAAACCCTATCATGCCGCTTTTAAACGGGGCGTAAAGATTATCGGTGCGACCAGCCATTATGTAACCGAAGAGCTTGATGCGGGCCCCATTATAGCGCAAGATGTGTCAACGGTAACCCATTCGCATAGCATTGATGACCTAGTGGCAAGGGGCCGAGACCTTGAAAAAATTGTCTTATCCCGTGCCGTACTGCTCCATGTACATAGAAAGACAATGGTCTACAACAATAAAACGGTCATTTTTTCATAG
- a CDS encoding methylmalonyl-CoA mutase family protein — translation MEQTGPYQPQNKIRVVTAASLFDGHDAAINIMRRIIQTAGVEVIHLGHDRSVSEVVECAVQEDANAIAMTSYQGGHNEYFKYMFDLLQERGAKHIKIFGGGGGVILPEEIKHLMDYGITRIYSPDDGREMGLQGMINDLVEKSDFEVPGLYVPKGKNLKKLFAEKDVKTIARLISLAENRRSEFEKHFSSFEKANTNVPVLGITGTGGAGKSSLVDELVRRFLMDFPDKHIGIISVDPSKRKTGGALLGDRIRMNSINNPRVYMRSLATRQSNLALSKHVSEAIQVLKAAAFDLVILETSGIGQSDTEILEHSDMSLYVMTPEFGAATQLEKIDMLDFADLVAINKFDKRGAQDALRDVKKQYQRNNGLWDVDLDNLPIFGTIASQFNDPGMNRLYVNVIETLNRKTSVVFDSDFKIDNEPEKIFVIPPARVRYLSEISENNRGYDETATQQSKLAQRLFGIFKTIISILGVDASQEKQFLDKSGLNEKRILSKGKSDEVKTLLAMLVKEFDRVKMDFDPRNWEMLLNWEEKVDAYKNPVYSFEVRGKEINIDTHTESLSHLQIPKVALPKYGAWGDLLLWMLQENVPGAFPYTSGIYPFKRTNEDPTRMFAGEGGPERTNRRFHYVSLDMPAKRLSTAFDSVTLYGHDPDLRPDIYGKIGNAGVSICCLDDAKKLYSGFDLSDPMTSVSMTINGPAPMLLGFFMNAAIDQNCEKYITKEGLEKEVKKKIEAIYNNKKAKRSSYQGNLPEGNDGLGLMLLGVTGDQVLPKEVYEKIKSETLAQVRGTVQADILKEDQAQNTCIFSTEFALRLMGDVQEYFISNKVRNFYSVSISGYHIAEAGANPISQLAFTLSNGFTYVEYYLSRGMDIDEFGPNLSFFFSNGIDPEYAVIGRVARRIWSKAMKEKYGAGPRAQMLKYHIQTSGRSLHAQEIDFNDIRTTLQALYAIYDNCNSLHTNAYDEAITTPTEESVRRAMAIQLIINKELGLAKNENPMQGSFIIEELTDLVEEAVLMEFDRITERGGVLGAMETMYQRSKIQEESLHYETLKHSGKYPIIGVNTFLSSKGSPTILPAEVIRATEDEKQQQIDTLKGLHDIHAEKSAILLKELQQVAVANENLFEKLMEVTKYCSLGQITHALFEVGGQYRRNM, via the coding sequence ATGGAGCAAACTGGGCCCTACCAACCCCAAAACAAAATCAGAGTTGTGACGGCCGCCTCGCTTTTTGATGGCCATGATGCGGCTATCAATATTATGAGGCGCATCATTCAGACAGCTGGTGTCGAAGTCATACATCTTGGCCATGACCGCAGCGTCTCAGAGGTTGTGGAATGTGCTGTTCAAGAAGATGCCAATGCCATAGCCATGACCTCATACCAAGGGGGTCATAACGAGTATTTCAAATATATGTTCGACCTATTGCAAGAAAGAGGTGCCAAGCATATCAAAATCTTTGGTGGCGGGGGCGGTGTGATCTTGCCTGAAGAGATCAAACATTTGATGGATTATGGCATCACTCGAATCTATTCACCTGATGATGGTCGTGAAATGGGCTTACAGGGCATGATCAATGATTTGGTCGAAAAGTCAGATTTCGAAGTTCCCGGGCTGTATGTTCCCAAAGGAAAAAACCTAAAGAAACTGTTTGCCGAAAAAGATGTCAAGACCATTGCCCGTCTGATTTCCTTGGCTGAAAATAGGCGCAGTGAATTTGAAAAGCACTTCTCATCTTTTGAAAAGGCCAATACGAACGTACCTGTCTTGGGTATCACCGGAACTGGCGGAGCGGGCAAGTCAAGTTTGGTCGATGAACTGGTGCGGCGCTTTCTAATGGATTTCCCCGATAAACATATAGGCATTATTTCGGTCGATCCCTCAAAACGAAAAACAGGTGGGGCACTCCTTGGAGACCGCATCCGGATGAACTCAATCAATAACCCCAGGGTGTATATGCGTTCATTGGCTACCCGTCAATCGAACCTCGCACTTTCAAAACATGTGAGTGAGGCGATACAGGTATTGAAAGCCGCGGCCTTTGATCTGGTTATTCTAGAAACTTCGGGCATCGGTCAATCCGATACCGAAATTTTAGAGCATAGCGATATGTCATTATACGTGATGACACCCGAGTTTGGGGCGGCGACCCAGCTTGAAAAAATCGACATGCTCGACTTTGCAGATTTAGTGGCCATCAACAAATTTGATAAAAGGGGGGCACAAGATGCCTTGCGTGATGTAAAAAAGCAATACCAACGCAACAATGGTCTATGGGATGTTGATTTAGATAACCTCCCCATTTTCGGTACCATAGCCTCACAGTTCAACGACCCGGGCATGAACCGCTTGTACGTAAACGTAATAGAAACGCTGAACAGAAAGACATCCGTGGTTTTTGATTCAGACTTTAAAATAGACAACGAGCCAGAGAAAATATTTGTCATACCTCCTGCAAGAGTGCGATATCTGTCTGAGATATCAGAAAACAATAGGGGCTATGATGAAACAGCAACCCAACAATCAAAGCTCGCCCAAAGGCTTTTCGGTATTTTCAAGACCATCATCTCGATTTTAGGTGTGGACGCTTCCCAAGAAAAACAATTTTTGGACAAATCTGGGTTGAATGAAAAGCGTATTCTTTCGAAAGGAAAATCGGATGAAGTTAAGACATTGCTGGCTATGCTGGTCAAGGAATTTGATAGGGTGAAAATGGATTTTGACCCTCGAAATTGGGAAATGCTGCTGAATTGGGAAGAAAAGGTCGATGCGTATAAAAACCCTGTTTATTCTTTTGAAGTTCGCGGTAAAGAAATCAACATCGACACCCATACCGAATCGCTGTCGCACCTACAGATACCAAAAGTGGCTTTGCCGAAATATGGGGCCTGGGGCGATTTGTTGCTTTGGATGTTGCAAGAGAACGTACCTGGAGCTTTTCCTTATACCTCAGGAATCTATCCGTTCAAGAGAACAAATGAAGACCCAACCCGAATGTTTGCCGGCGAGGGTGGCCCAGAGCGTACCAACAGACGGTTTCATTATGTAAGTCTCGATATGCCCGCCAAGCGCCTATCGACTGCGTTCGACTCTGTAACGCTATATGGTCATGACCCTGACCTACGACCTGATATCTATGGCAAAATTGGAAATGCAGGCGTTTCCATTTGCTGTCTCGACGATGCGAAAAAATTGTATTCGGGCTTTGATTTGAGCGACCCCATGACTTCGGTAAGTATGACCATAAATGGTCCGGCACCCATGTTGCTCGGTTTTTTCATGAACGCTGCCATTGATCAGAATTGTGAAAAGTATATCACAAAAGAGGGGCTTGAAAAAGAGGTCAAGAAAAAAATAGAAGCCATATATAACAACAAAAAGGCAAAACGATCCAGTTACCAGGGCAATCTTCCCGAGGGCAATGATGGATTGGGATTAATGCTTTTGGGGGTTACTGGTGACCAAGTGCTTCCGAAAGAAGTTTATGAAAAAATAAAAAGTGAAACTTTGGCACAGGTCAGGGGTACCGTACAGGCAGATATTTTAAAAGAAGACCAAGCACAGAACACTTGTATTTTCTCTACGGAGTTCGCCTTACGTTTGATGGGTGATGTACAAGAGTATTTCATCTCCAACAAGGTCAGAAATTTTTACTCGGTATCCATTTCGGGTTATCACATCGCCGAGGCTGGGGCCAACCCGATCTCGCAATTGGCCTTTACGCTATCAAATGGCTTTACCTATGTCGAGTACTATTTGAGCCGTGGGATGGACATTGACGAATTTGGACCCAACCTTTCCTTTTTCTTTTCGAACGGAATCGATCCCGAATATGCTGTAATCGGGCGCGTGGCAAGAAGAATTTGGTCTAAGGCCATGAAGGAAAAATATGGTGCTGGGCCTAGGGCACAGATGCTGAAGTATCACATTCAGACCTCAGGCAGAAGCCTACATGCCCAAGAAATCGATTTCAACGATATAAGAACTACGTTGCAAGCTCTTTATGCCATCTATGACAACTGCAATTCGCTGCATACAAATGCTTATGACGAGGCCATTACAACACCTACAGAAGAATCGGTACGACGGGCTATGGCCATTCAATTGATCATCAACAAAGAACTGGGCTTGGCGAAGAACGAAAATCCGATGCAGGGCTCGTTCATCATTGAAGAATTGACCGATTTGGTCGAAGAGGCAGTTTTAATGGAGTTTGACCGAATCACTGAACGCGGTGGGGTGCTTGGCGCTATGGAAACCATGTACCAACGTTCAAAGATACAAGAAGAGAGTTTGCACTACGAAACCTTGAAGCATTCAGGAAAATATCCGATTATTGGGGTAAATACCTTTCTTAGTTCAAAAGGCTCCCCGACCATTTTACCGGCAGAAGTGATAAGGGCCACCGAAGATGAGAAGCAGCAACAGATCGATACGCTTAAGGGCCTTCATGACATTCATGCAGAAAAATCAGCGATACTGCTCAAAGAGCTGCAACAAGTAGCGGTCGCCAATGAGAATTTGTTTGAAAAGCTTATGGAAGTGACCAAATACTGTTCCCTGGGTCAAATTACCCATGCCCTGTTTGAAGTTGGAGGACAGTATAGAAGAAATATGTAA
- a CDS encoding Lrp/AsnC family transcriptional regulator — protein MDLKVDKLNIHILKQLRKNARESFAKIGRKVGLTPPAVAERIKKMEDLGVITGYHTKLSYGHLGYQLKAIIMLRAFMGKLKPFLDKVKSYDEVINCYRITGNENIVMEVVLSDQAHLERFIDELIVYGECRTHIVLSNVVSNDPLNNM, from the coding sequence TTGGATTTAAAGGTAGATAAATTGAATATTCACATCCTGAAACAACTCAGGAAAAATGCCAGGGAATCTTTTGCCAAAATCGGACGAAAAGTTGGGCTTACCCCTCCCGCTGTGGCAGAACGAATCAAAAAAATGGAAGATTTGGGTGTCATCACGGGATATCATACAAAACTATCGTATGGTCATTTGGGGTACCAATTGAAGGCCATTATCATGCTCAGGGCGTTCATGGGCAAACTGAAACCTTTTTTAGATAAAGTAAAGTCTTATGATGAGGTCATTAATTGCTATCGTATTACCGGTAATGAAAACATTGTCATGGAAGTAGTGCTGAGCGATCAAGCGCACTTAGAAAGATTCATCGACGAACTTATCGTCTATGGTGAGTGTAGAACACATATTGTACTATCGAACGTGGTTTCGAACGATCCCTTGAACAACATGTAG
- a CDS encoding alpha/beta hydrolase, with amino-acid sequence MFKNAAEQEGYILASPNHINDTISLSENMLRTGRTIESTVRILPVNTSRIYVAGFSNGGRFANITPFFLKNINGIISCGASVMNPEMLSSKNRFHFIGVVGKKDFNYTELLKLQKILHRLKFQNQLIVFDGGQEWPNNDLLHTALMRFNLSDMAKGAIPKDSVYVQKAYDEDLRRFSVLRGQLKLLIAEKVLDEMLSVYRLHQNTDSLKELKKNLRKERLYRALKRNENAALFKESLLKEDYLYYLDEDVLTYNYNNLGWWNYQMSELDKFIQGGNTAEKAMGHRLFGFVNALIEDNIDLVRSEKQVDEEALLFLNMLKTITEPTDFDHYLKVISLAAKNEDFGTAIFYLEEALKKGFKDKEKLYAVEHTALLRITPEFNKVVEKYLKDARYEVIEE; translated from the coding sequence ATGTTCAAGAACGCGGCAGAGCAAGAGGGCTATATTCTAGCATCGCCCAACCATATCAATGATACGATATCGCTTTCTGAAAATATGTTGCGAACCGGTAGAACCATTGAAAGCACTGTGCGAATATTGCCCGTCAACACTAGTAGAATTTATGTGGCGGGCTTTTCAAATGGAGGTCGTTTTGCAAATATTACCCCTTTCTTTCTCAAAAACATAAATGGCATTATTTCTTGTGGGGCCTCGGTAATGAACCCAGAGATGCTCAGTTCGAAAAATCGGTTCCATTTCATCGGGGTAGTCGGCAAGAAAGATTTCAATTATACAGAACTCCTGAAACTACAGAAGATTTTGCACCGACTTAAGTTTCAGAATCAACTCATTGTTTTTGATGGCGGCCAAGAATGGCCCAATAACGACCTATTGCATACCGCCCTAATGCGGTTCAATTTATCAGATATGGCCAAAGGGGCTATCCCTAAAGATTCCGTATACGTTCAAAAAGCATATGATGAAGATTTACGGCGGTTTTCCGTATTGCGTGGCCAGCTGAAATTGTTGATAGCCGAAAAAGTCTTGGATGAAATGCTTTCCGTGTACCGATTGCACCAAAATACCGATTCCCTGAAAGAGTTGAAGAAAAACCTTCGAAAAGAAAGATTATATAGAGCACTAAAGCGTAACGAGAATGCGGCTCTTTTCAAAGAATCGCTGCTAAAGGAAGATTACTTGTACTACCTTGATGAAGACGTGCTCACCTATAATTACAATAACCTTGGATGGTGGAACTATCAAATGTCAGAGCTTGACAAATTCATTCAAGGCGGCAATACCGCTGAAAAAGCCATGGGGCATCGTCTTTTTGGCTTTGTCAATGCGTTGATTGAAGATAATATTGATTTGGTAAGGTCAGAAAAACAGGTAGATGAAGAAGCCTTGTTGTTTCTAAATATGCTCAAGACCATAACCGAGCCCACTGATTTTGACCATTATCTTAAAGTGATTTCACTGGCTGCAAAAAATGAAGATTTCGGCACTGCTATTTTTTATTTGGAAGAGGCTTTAAAAAAGGGGTTTAAAGACAAAGAAAAATTATACGCAGTCGAACATACGGCACTGTTACGTATTACGCCCGAGTTCAACAAAGTAGTGGAAAAGTACTTGAAAGATGCACGTTACGAGGTCATTGAAGAATGA
- a CDS encoding DJ-1/PfpI family protein — protein sequence MRPYPILCFLIILFSSCKEKAETKPASASVVPALNSNGYNVAFLIMNGTYNTEFTAPFDIFQHTQYRKNIKVMNTFTVANTLDAITTFEGVRVLPDFDYTQDSIPKIDILVVPSAEHHLDSDLNDTVMLNFVKRVDKEALYMTSHCDGAFVLAKAGLLDNVVSTTFPSDIEKYKQMFPQLHVKDSVLFVHDGKYITSAGGAKSFEAALYLCERLYGKEIARSLANGLVIDWNLEEVPSLILQ from the coding sequence ATGAGGCCCTACCCGATCCTATGCTTTCTTATCATACTTTTTTCAAGTTGTAAAGAGAAGGCCGAAACCAAGCCAGCATCAGCGTCTGTAGTGCCAGCGTTGAATTCAAATGGCTACAATGTTGCCTTTTTGATCATGAACGGCACCTACAACACTGAGTTCACGGCACCTTTTGATATTTTTCAGCATACCCAATACCGCAAAAACATTAAGGTGATGAACACTTTTACCGTGGCAAATACCCTAGATGCCATTACCACTTTTGAGGGCGTTCGGGTACTTCCCGATTTTGACTATACCCAAGATTCCATCCCTAAAATTGACATTTTGGTAGTACCCAGTGCCGAACACCATCTCGATAGCGATTTGAACGATACCGTTATGCTGAACTTTGTCAAAAGAGTCGACAAAGAAGCCTTATATATGACTTCGCATTGTGACGGCGCATTTGTACTGGCAAAGGCCGGACTGTTAGACAATGTAGTTTCGACCACCTTTCCCAGCGATATCGAAAAATACAAACAAATGTTTCCGCAGTTGCACGTTAAAGACAGTGTGCTCTTTGTTCATGATGGCAAATATATCACCTCGGCCGGAGGTGCCAAAAGTTTTGAAGCGGCCCTCTATCTTTGTGAAAGGTTATATGGAAAAGAAATTGCCCGATCATTGGCCAACGGCCTGGTCATCGATTGGAACTTGGAGGAAGTGCCCAGTCTCATTCTTCAATGA
- a CDS encoding DUF1684 domain-containing protein — translation MRYIFFALIFFLLACRQEKRYHDQKNNVAPPTSKEVAEIIAFQKGLNAEFKNPETSPLPDRHRKDFEGLDFFAPDTSYVIKARFERTPDAIPFFMPTTTERKTKEVVYGIAHFELNGKKHRLEIYQSLDLLHDIRYRGNLFLPFLDETNGNETYGGGRYINLRIPKGDTLVIDFNKAYNPYCVYDKKYSCPLVPRQNYLRTNVRAGVKDFKKE, via the coding sequence ATGCGCTACATCTTCTTCGCCCTTATTTTTTTTCTTTTGGCATGCAGGCAAGAGAAGCGATACCATGACCAAAAAAATAATGTCGCACCGCCCACCTCAAAAGAAGTTGCTGAAATCATTGCCTTTCAGAAAGGTTTGAATGCCGAATTCAAAAACCCTGAAACATCGCCATTGCCCGATCGGCACCGAAAAGATTTCGAAGGATTGGATTTCTTTGCCCCCGATACCTCTTATGTAATAAAGGCTCGTTTTGAACGTACACCAGATGCCATCCCTTTTTTCATGCCCACAACCACAGAAAGAAAAACGAAAGAAGTGGTCTATGGTATCGCCCATTTTGAATTGAATGGCAAGAAACACCGATTGGAAATCTATCAGTCACTCGATTTGCTGCATGATATAAGATACAGAGGTAATCTGTTCTTGCCCTTTTTAGATGAGACCAATGGCAATGAAACCTATGGTGGAGGGCGATATATCAACCTAAGGATTCCCAAGGGAGACACTTTGGTCATTGATTTCAACAAAGCCTACAACCCCTATTGCGTCTACGACAAAAAATACTCCTGCCCTCTAGTGCCGAGGCAAAATTATTTGAGAACTAATGTGAGAGCAGGAGTGAAAGATTTTAAAAAAGAATGA
- a CDS encoding outer membrane beta-barrel protein, with amino-acid sequence MKTIINTKYVKIFLLLILSLVSFTGIAQEEEEKKKFTFSGTVDAYYRANFNALNKFVPDETGDIIAGPQAPGTSFANRPGFALGMVNLIANYEGEKVGFVADLVFGPRGEEAVFGSPIGSANIVNQLYVYWNVSESTTLTFGNFNTFLGYEVISPAANFNYSTSYMFSYGPFSHAGLKADFDLGNDWSAMLAVLNPTDFTDINPFGNLSFGAQLGYSGQFLNILYGKQDFGEQFDGTELVDTDAEALFQIDYTGGFDLTEKFYLGINATYQDTDGAGFYGAALYPQLAASENFSIGLRAEYFKELEDGGPVYGADVESLAFTLTGSATIGDLVIKPELRLDSISEEVFLDGDLDPTDNLASFVLAAVYSF; translated from the coding sequence ATGAAAACGATTATCAATACAAAATACGTGAAAATTTTTCTCTTATTGATACTGTCTTTGGTATCATTCACGGGCATCGCCCAAGAAGAAGAGGAAAAAAAGAAGTTTACTTTCAGTGGAACCGTTGACGCCTATTACAGAGCAAATTTCAACGCTTTGAACAAGTTTGTACCAGACGAGACCGGAGATATAATCGCAGGCCCTCAGGCCCCGGGAACCTCATTTGCCAACAGGCCCGGTTTTGCACTGGGCATGGTCAATCTGATCGCTAATTATGAAGGTGAAAAAGTAGGTTTTGTGGCTGACCTGGTTTTTGGTCCAAGGGGAGAAGAAGCCGTTTTTGGTTCGCCAATAGGCTCTGCAAACATTGTCAATCAGTTATATGTCTATTGGAATGTCAGTGAAAGCACTACCCTGACCTTTGGTAATTTCAACACCTTTTTGGGGTATGAGGTCATCTCTCCCGCCGCCAATTTCAACTATAGCACTTCCTATATGTTTTCGTATGGCCCATTTTCACATGCTGGACTGAAGGCTGATTTTGACCTTGGCAATGATTGGAGCGCCATGTTGGCGGTATTGAATCCGACCGATTTTACTGACATCAACCCTTTTGGAAACTTATCTTTCGGTGCCCAATTGGGCTATTCTGGCCAATTCTTGAACATTCTTTACGGAAAACAAGATTTTGGTGAGCAGTTCGACGGAACCGAATTGGTCGATACCGATGCCGAAGCATTGTTTCAAATTGACTATACCGGTGGATTCGATCTCACGGAGAAATTCTACTTAGGCATAAATGCCACCTATCAAGACACAGATGGTGCTGGTTTTTATGGTGCTGCGCTCTATCCACAATTAGCCGCTTCTGAAAACTTTTCGATTGGCTTGAGAGCCGAGTACTTCAAAGAACTTGAAGATGGCGGACCTGTTTATGGCGCAGATGTCGAGTCGTTGGCCTTTACCCTTACCGGAAGTGCTACCATCGGTGATCTGGTCATCAAGCCAGAGCTTCGTTTGGATAGTATTTCAGAAGAAGTATTCTTGGATGGCGATTTAGATCCAACTGACAATCTAGCCTCTTTCGTGTTAGCGGCCGTCTATTCATTTTAG